A genome region from Ptiloglossa arizonensis isolate GNS036 chromosome 4, iyPtiAriz1_principal, whole genome shotgun sequence includes the following:
- the LOC143145496 gene encoding uncharacterized protein LOC143145496 has product MLFQKILIILLLLSINLQDKKVFEMASDNKDYDEQNENEMIQPVDLATMEVYPEDESRYKPLHSLVENYNKHDIVNKIQLANVLTQMEPIIWENSNTIERNDKPFIAGFKEDLDKIENQNFYKKIFWAKRENEQHLYQTPTKENEDFFQINTVDFSLWETIKTTPNGVHKEDSTFRPQEYTSLNMKAFTSNIGETELGEEIYDYEKFKREYEEQIAQYTNIDKILNYTNKEQLEEISKRKYQKLFNFKNCTEASKKIGIKAIDCLMYNYEHEKPAVKKFVQKVWLIIRIWFLIYVCLAIPCWFHKGWCCCCFRCKVCFPRKRILFAKQYYAINPPGTLAEEVQKKEEIQQFITYEPTEFEEDAFEQFEAAIRNI; this is encoded by the exons ATGTTATTccagaaaatattaattatattattgctATTAAGT ATTAATTTACAAGATAAAAAAGTATTTGAGATGGCATCTGATAATAAAGACTATGACgaacaaaatgaaaatgaaatgatTCAGCCTGTAGATCTTGCAACCATGGAAGTTTATCCAGAAGATGAAAGTAGATACAAACCACTACATTCTTTGgtagaaaattataataaacatgATATTGTGAATAAAATACAGCTTGCAAATGTGCTTACCCAAATGGAACCAATCATATGGGAAAATTCTAACACAATAGAAAGAAATGATAAACCATTTATTGCCGGTTTTAAAGAAGATTTAGATAAA attgaaaatcaaaatttttacaagaaaATATTTTGGGCAAAACGCGAGAATGAGCAACACCTGTACCAAACACCAACTAAAGAAAATGAAGACTTTTTTCAGATAAATACTGTTGACTTTTCATTATGGGAAACAATTAAAACTACTCCCAATGGAGTTCATAAAGAAGATTCAACATTCAGACCTCAGGAATATACAAGCCTTAATATGAAAGCTTTTACTTCAAATATTGGAGAAACAGAACTAGGTGAAGAAATTTATGATTATGAGAAGTTCAAAAGAGAATATGAAGAACAAATAGCACAATACACAAACAttgacaaaatattaaattatactaACAAAGAGCAATTAGAAgaaatatcgaaaagaaaatatcaaaagttatttaattttaaaaactgtACAGAGGCATCAAAAAAAATTGGTATTAAAGCTATAGATTGTTTGATGTACAATTACGAACATGAAAAGCCTGCTGTGaaaaagtttgtacagaaagTATGGTTAATCATTAGAATTTGGTTCCTAATTTATGTGTGTCTTGCAATTCCTTGTTGGTTTCACAAAG GTTGGTGTTGCTGCTGTTTTCGTTGCAAGGTTTGTTTTCCCAGAAAAAGAATTCTATTTGCAAAACAATATTATGCAATTAATCCTCCCGGTACATTGGCTGAAGAAGTACAAAAGAAAGAGGAGATACAACAATTTATTACATATGAACCTACTGAATTTGAAGAAGATGCATTTGAACAATTTGAAGCTGcaataagaaatatataa